The Neurospora crassa OR74A linkage group IV, whole genome shotgun sequence genome has a segment encoding these proteins:
- a CDS encoding kinetochore protein nuf2, which yields MAFNPRMSILPPQPQQSRQRKKEEEAAYANMRLPDREIVGCINELGIPFTLADLQKPNPIQVQMIFEWFGELLMNKTRQTVDPAMRAAAEDVCGPELGEAMMPSDTRNLLGFYVSLRRLMLDCGVNDFSFNDLYKPTHDRLVRMLSYVINFVRFRESQTSVIDEHCNKAEQTKARIEQLYVENQNMEAQLEEMRHNRRAMEVLVQEKTVRNEELKKRLLELRRSQEKVAARLEEAKTKKGELAAELEEKTATKIALKQESAKLRPYVLQSPSALQASLAELSNTLNNDKAHIDALDRRSRALQTSTDSFSVVASDVASCIKLLEEIAIELAKEEEENVKNARQRDALTERGHNVREVERTEALLKRQLAKWVDRTAQLRTQSEEKAQKAMEKMEELRAVHRKLTEERSEKGKDIERRRVRIEQTEKKMLDLKENIENEVHAAHDEYLKMEAHIKLYITEMEQAI from the exons ATGGCCTTCAACCCACGAATGTCCATCCTACCTCCGCAGCCGCAACAATCGCGGCAGCgcaaaaaggaagaagaagccgccTACGCCAACATGCGCCTGCCCGACCGCGAAATCGTCGGCTGCATCAACGAGCTCGGCATCCCCTTCACGCTGGCCGACCTGCAGAAGCCCAACCCGATCCAGGTGCAGATGATATTCGAGTGGTTCGGCGAGCTGCTGATGAATAAGACGCGTCAGACGGTCGACCCGGCGATGCGCGCGGCCGCCGAGGATGTCTGCGGCCCCGAACTGGGCGAGGCCATGATGCCTTCGGATACGCGAAATCTGCTGGGGTTTTACGTGTCGCTACGCAGGCTGATGCTGGATTGCGGAGTGAATGATTTCAGCTTCAATGACCTTTACAAACCGACGCATGACCGGTTGGTTAGGATGCTGAGTTATGTCATCAACTTTGTCAGGTTCCGTGAGAGCCAGACAAGCGTCATTGATGAGCATTGCAACAAGGCTGAGCAGACAAAGGCGCGTATCGAGCAGCTGTATGTCGAGAACCAGAATATGGAGGCGCAGTTGGAGGAGATGAGACACAATCGTAGGGCAATGGAAGTGCTGGTTCAGGAGAAGACGGTGCGCAAtgaggagctcaagaagcgGCTGCTGGAGCTCAGGCGAAGCCAGGAGAAGGTGGCCGCGAGGttggaggaggccaagaccaagaagggCGAGTTGGCGGCAGAGTTGGAGGAAAAGACGGCTACCAAAATTGCGCTCAAGCAGGAGAGTGCAAAACTCCGGCCTTATGTGCTCCAGAGCCCGTCGGCGCTGCAGGCTAGTTTGGCGGAGCTGAGCAACACGCTGAACAACGATAAGGCACATATTGATGCGCTGGACAGGCGATCAAGAGCTCTCCAGACGTCAACGGACTCGTTCAGCGTGGTGGCATCGGACGTGGCATCATGCATCAAGCTGTTGGAAGAGATCGCGATCGAGCTGgccaaggaagaagaggagaacgTTAAGAACGCAAGGCAGAGAGACGCGCTCACGGAGCGGGGACACAATGTTAGAGAGGTGGAGCGTACCGAGGCGCTGCTCAAGAGGCAATTGGCCAAGTGGGTCGATCGCACGGCGCAGCTGCGAACGCAGAGCGAGGAGAAGGCGCAAAAGGCcatggagaagatggaggagttgaGGGCGGTGCATAGGAAGTTGACCGAGGAGAGGTcggagaagggcaaggatattgagaggaggagagtgaGAATCGAGCagacggagaagaag ATGCTCGACTTGAAAGAGAACATTGAAAACGAAGTCCACGCTGCCCACGACGAGTACCTCAAGATGGAGGCACACATCAAGCTGTACATTACCGAGATGGAGCAGGCCATCTGA